The Syntrophaceae bacterium genome contains a region encoding:
- a CDS encoding TIGR00730 family Rossman fold protein produces MGKRNRSPGAPELKKRIQELIDLQGGGYNSDLVADIVESALKLLTDVEHRGDVRVVQTAIRELRYAFKLFAPYADTRKVTLFGSARTQPSKPEYRQAVEFARRIAEEGWMVITGAGPGIMQAGHEGAGSEKSFGANIRLPWEQNANPVIERDSKLITFKYFFTRKLTFMRHSDAIVLFPGGFGTLDECYEAITLMQTGKSRLMPLVLIDRPGGTYWKTWDKHIREHLLRNQFISRDDFELYEMVDDVEAAVRTITRFYRNFHSMRFVKDLLVIRMEFAPTDHAIDGLNIDFQDIISRGRVQRIEPTPEEREDGSDLEYPRIAFEFNRRDYGRLRQMIQVINSF; encoded by the coding sequence ATGGGAAAAAGAAATCGAAGCCCGGGGGCTCCGGAACTGAAGAAGCGGATTCAGGAACTGATCGATCTTCAAGGTGGCGGATACAACTCGGACCTGGTGGCCGATATCGTCGAAAGTGCCCTGAAGCTCCTCACGGACGTGGAGCACCGTGGTGATGTTCGCGTCGTTCAAACGGCGATCCGGGAACTGCGCTACGCCTTCAAACTGTTTGCCCCCTATGCCGATACGCGCAAGGTGACTCTGTTCGGGTCCGCTCGAACCCAACCGAGCAAACCGGAGTATCGGCAGGCCGTTGAGTTTGCGCGGCGCATTGCCGAGGAGGGCTGGATGGTCATCACCGGCGCCGGTCCCGGCATCATGCAGGCCGGACACGAGGGCGCCGGCAGCGAAAAAAGCTTTGGCGCCAACATCCGTCTTCCCTGGGAACAGAATGCCAATCCCGTTATCGAAAGAGACAGCAAGCTCATCACCTTCAAATACTTCTTCACTCGAAAACTGACGTTTATGCGCCATTCCGATGCCATCGTCCTTTTCCCCGGCGGCTTCGGCACCCTGGACGAATGCTATGAAGCCATCACGTTGATGCAGACAGGGAAGAGCCGCCTCATGCCGCTGGTTCTGATCGATCGGCCGGGAGGGACCTACTGGAAAACCTGGGACAAACATATCCGTGAACATCTGCTGAGAAACCAGTTCATTTCCCGGGATGATTTCGAGCTTTACGAGATGGTGGACGACGTGGAAGCCGCGGTTAGAACCATCACCCGCTTCTACCGCAATTTCCACTCCATGCGGTTCGTGAAAGACCTCCTTGTCATCCGGATGGAATTCGCTCCTACCGATCATGCAATCGACGGGCTCAACATCGACTTCCAGGACATCATCAGCCGGGGGAGGGTGCAGCGGATCGAGCCGACGCCCGAAGAGCGGGAGGATGGATCGGACCTGGAGTACCCGCGCATCGCCTTCGAATTCAACAGGCGCGATTACGGCCGGCTCCGGCAGATGATCCAGGTCATCAACAGTTTCTAA